The Dermacentor albipictus isolate Rhodes 1998 colony chromosome 2, USDA_Dalb.pri_finalv2, whole genome shotgun sequence genome has a segment encoding these proteins:
- the LOC135921118 gene encoding uncharacterized protein yields the protein MQVSQPYALFAKKSSNYFLMQLPSPHCCAAIAVECAHIIHALLILAGDVETNPGPNIPENLLTELRKLTAGQNQLITEIHGLKSQLTSTDKAITDLSKRMNDLESHYQTLLPIRNEVDAMRTTTEQAIFRISELEARIDDAENRSRRDNLIFYGIPDPSSSETTADSERLIVELCRDRLQLTIDPKEIERAHRIGRHSANHSRPLIAKFTFHKTKDNILSSGRRLKGTDYSISEDFLRSVRNARKHLVAFAKGKGAPFSLRFKTLFIGSRRYTFDAASSSVKELS from the coding sequence ATGCAGGTTAGTCAACCATACGCTCTCTTTGCTAAAAAATCTAGCAATTATTTCCTGATGCAGTTGCCGAGCCCGCACTGCTGTGCCGCCATTGCTGTCGAATGTGCTCATATTATTCATGCCTTGCTGATTTTGGCCGGTGATGTGGAAACAAACCCGGGTCCTAACATTCCTGAAAACCTACTAACCGAATTGCGAAAACTAACCGCCGGTCAGAACCAGCTGATCACTGAAATCCATGGTCTTAAGTCGCAACTTACTTCTACCGATAAAGCAATTACTGATCTAAGCAAACGAATGAATGATCTTGAGAGTCACTACCAGACGCTTTTGCCCATTCGCAACGAAGTGGATGCAATGCGCACCACGACTGAACAGGCTATTTTTCGCATTTCCGAGCTCGAAGCACGTATCGACGATGCTGAAAATCGCTCACGGCGGGACAACTTAATTTTTTACGGCATTCCTGACCCTTCCAGctcggaaaccactgccgactcCGAAAGGTTGATTGTGGAACTTTGCCGCGATAGGTTGCAACTAACCATCGACccaaaagaaatagaacgtgcaCATCGCATCGGTCGTCACTCCGCCAATCACTCTCGCCCCCTGATAGCAAAATTTACTTTCCATAAAACCAAAGATAACATCCTTTCGAGTGGCCGAAGGCTTAAGGGCACTGACTACAGTATTAGCGAGGATTTTTTGCGATCAGTACGAAATGCCCGAAAACATCTCGTTGCTTTCGCAAAAGGTAAAGGCGCCCCGTTTTCACTCCGCTTTAAGACTTTGTTCATCGGTTCCAGAAGATACACCTTTGATGCCGCCTCGAGTAGTGTCAAAGAGTTGTCATAG